From Chloroflexota bacterium, one genomic window encodes:
- a CDS encoding DMT family transporter, whose amino-acid sequence MKLLGALSGLAAASIWGGMYVVSDVVLETVPPFTLLVARLLLGMISLAIMAALITPRTGRRHPRTSLLPLLGIGFVGYGLSLGFQFWGTKLSTAANGALITSAAPAFIAVFAFWLLRESLTPARLAALVLATLGVVTVVFDLEAVRLGADVLWGNVALFGAAVTWGLYSVLVKRAAAQGTPTLSITVMAPAGGLAVAVPLAIWELVFARATIGRITTGVIGGTLFLGVVCTALAVYLWNKSFELLDTTVASLLFFAQPVVGAILSAWLLKEPLGAQFFAGGAMILLGVLLASLPARPGRGNETPN is encoded by the coding sequence ATGAAACTCCTCGGCGCTCTCTCCGGTTTGGCCGCCGCTTCGATCTGGGGCGGCATGTACGTGGTGAGCGACGTGGTGCTGGAGACGGTGCCGCCATTCACATTGCTGGTGGCGCGGCTACTGCTGGGCATGATCTCGTTGGCCATTATGGCCGCGCTGATCACGCCGCGAACCGGACGCCGTCACCCGCGAACTTCACTCCTGCCGCTTCTCGGAATTGGCTTTGTCGGCTACGGCCTCTCGCTTGGCTTCCAGTTTTGGGGAACCAAGCTCTCCACTGCCGCCAACGGCGCCCTGATCACGTCGGCGGCCCCGGCCTTCATTGCCGTTTTCGCTTTCTGGCTTCTGCGCGAGTCGCTCACTCCGGCCCGCCTCGCCGCCCTCGTCCTGGCCACGCTCGGAGTCGTCACCGTCGTCTTCGATCTTGAAGCTGTGCGGTTGGGCGCGGACGTGTTGTGGGGCAACGTCGCCTTGTTCGGGGCGGCGGTGACGTGGGGGCTGTACTCGGTGCTGGTGAAGCGGGCGGCGGCGCAGGGGACGCCGACTCTGTCCATCACCGTGATGGCTCCGGCAGGCGGCCTGGCCGTGGCCGTGCCGTTGGCAATTTGGGAGCTTGTTTTTGCGCGAGCGACGATTGGCCGGATCACAACCGGCGTGATTGGCGGCACATTGTTTCTGGGCGTGGTCTGCACGGCGCTGGCCGTGTATCTCTGGAACAAGTCTTTTGAATTGCTCGACACGACGGTGGCCTCTCTGCTGTTTTTTGCCCAGCCTGTCGTCGGCGCGATTCTCAGCGCCTGGTTGCTCAAGGAGCCGCTGGGGGCGCAGTTCTTCGCCGGCGGCGCGATGATTCTTTTGGGCGTTTTGCTGGCTTCGTTGCCCGCAAGGCCGGGCCGGGGAAATGAAACGCCAAACTAA
- a CDS encoding FHA domain-containing protein produces MTYATIHLRLSDGRVQSYNIEQQIVLIGRGVSNDLIIPDRTVSANHARLTFKNGRFTLEDLGSTGGTLIDNQPLAPNAPYTLKGTEAIRFGGSDALLSPASAPPPVWLPRAPEPPLAEARSRKPEAPPQQAAAQPPPPTSTQPAPPRPIIVRLSPKRSPRDFTVSVNYMQRSTDDPPRKVILAASDDADQLTFIFKPQVFTLSPGEKKTANLQVKGKPATFNVTAASDSFIATTKGELIPPNRAMLWVSILVAFMILCSGGTFVFATCPTIFSSVCGFVPDNPLSAPLSSPTPTLTFTPSLTPSTTSTTTLTFTPSLTPSTTPTATSTSTLVPTPKFESGLLTYKSQQANGTFSLFALPASGGPVLLLANKLDLRVLDYAPELKLLAVDVLDGASRNLYLIQTDGVIVAESINDGWDSIRDADFSADGSTLALDAIVGGQTRFYFYDAAGELRQQSSLGTPTRTATATLTPSVTRTPTLTLTPSLTRTPTNTATASRTPLPTNTPAPTVTP; encoded by the coding sequence ATGACTTACGCCACTATTCATCTGCGCCTGTCGGACGGGCGGGTGCAGTCCTACAACATCGAACAGCAAATCGTCCTTATCGGGCGCGGGGTGAGCAACGACCTGATCATTCCCGACCGCACCGTTTCGGCCAACCATGCCCGGCTGACATTCAAGAATGGGCGCTTCACTCTGGAAGACTTAGGCTCGACCGGCGGCACGCTGATTGACAACCAGCCGCTCGCGCCCAACGCGCCTTACACCCTCAAAGGCACGGAAGCGATCCGGTTTGGCGGCTCAGACGCCCTGCTCAGTCCGGCCAGCGCGCCGCCGCCGGTGTGGCTCCCGCGCGCGCCGGAGCCGCCGCTGGCCGAAGCCAGGTCCCGTAAGCCCGAAGCGCCGCCCCAGCAAGCGGCGGCTCAACCGCCGCCGCCAACGTCCACCCAGCCCGCGCCGCCGCGCCCCATCATCGTCCGGCTCTCGCCCAAACGCTCGCCGCGCGATTTCACCGTCTCGGTCAACTACATGCAACGCTCGACCGACGACCCGCCGCGCAAAGTGATTCTGGCCGCCAGCGATGACGCCGATCAGTTGACGTTCATCTTCAAGCCGCAAGTGTTCACCCTCAGCCCGGGCGAGAAGAAAACGGCCAACTTGCAGGTGAAAGGCAAGCCGGCCACGTTCAACGTGACGGCGGCCAGCGACAGTTTCATCGCCACCACCAAAGGTGAATTGATTCCGCCCAACCGCGCCATGCTCTGGGTGAGCATCCTGGTGGCGTTTATGATCCTGTGCAGTGGCGGCACGTTTGTCTTTGCCACCTGCCCCACCATTTTCAGTAGCGTGTGTGGCTTTGTGCCCGACAACCCGCTTTCGGCCCCGCTGTCGTCGCCTACGCCTACGCTCACTTTCACGCCGTCGCTCACGCCCTCCACGACGTCAACGACCACGCTCACCTTCACGCCTTCGCTCACGCCGTCCACGACGCCGACAGCCACCTCAACCTCAACGCTTGTGCCCACGCCGAAGTTTGAAAGTGGCTTGCTGACTTACAAGAGCCAGCAGGCCAACGGCACGTTCTCGCTCTTTGCCCTCCCGGCCAGCGGCGGGCCGGTGCTTTTGCTGGCCAACAAGCTCGACCTGCGCGTGCTCGACTACGCGCCCGAACTAAAGCTTTTGGCGGTGGACGTGCTGGACGGCGCTTCGCGCAACTTGTATCTTATTCAAACCGACGGCGTGATCGTGGCCGAGTCGATCAACGACGGCTGGGACTCGATCCGTGACGCCGATTTTTCAGCCGACGGTTCAACCCTGGCTTTGGATGCAATTGTCGGCGGGCAGACTCGATTCTATTTCTACGATGCGGCCGGAGAACTTCGGCAACAGTCGAGTCTGGGCACGCCGACTCGAACGGCGACCGCCACCCTCACCCCGTCCGTCACGCGCACCCCGACCCTGACGCTCACGCCCAGCCTCACCCGCACGCCGACGAACACGGCCACGGCCAGCCGCACGCCATTGCCTACCAATACACCTGCTCCCACGGTGACGCCATGA
- a CDS encoding alpha-galactosidase, whose product MAFTLSNPHLQFTLDPSTSSWSLFTQTSETPSIEGARFNGLFRFPDLNWPHLAGLQPWHWRGGLDGADVFQRQAESVHGPLEMIVARAVSGLETLAITIEFALPKERPFLLIRLRVQNLGDKAFRVARLNPLFAGPLHRLGNVRLSTNSAPPTFFSNGWQSWSFAGTLITKQIQPYTNLGPIQAPVSHNPLTPKSDFRRQFSSDMFGVLADPTRHSAIVAGFTSQREQFGSIDVVADALSPSLRLRAQCDDVTLPPGGSLITDNTYVQLLTEYDLDPLRDYAEAVARENNARVPAQTPTGWCSWYHYFDKVTEADLRANLEQVDANRARLPLTLVQLDDGFEANVGDWFETNSKFPSGLRAVADSIRARNLIPGLWLAPFIAKPDSKLAREHPDWFLRNTLGLPGNAGFVFDKFCRGLDVTHPAVQDHTRKLIGTAVNEWGYPYLKLDFLYAAALPGKRHDPTRTRAQALRLGLELIREAAGPETFLLGCGCPLGSAIGLVDGMRISADVDARWRPAYKGVSPVFRDEPAMPSARNAIRNTLTRAALHRRWWLNDPDCLLVRDTTQLTLDEVKALASVIALSGGMFLVSDDLTGLSPERRKLIEPLLPVLGKTALARDWLEKEMPERLELPLQGAVGEWTVSGLFNWGDRPVDRTLAASGHIHDFWSQAYHRDHVSFTLPPHSGRLLAVRPVLQATQFVGSSFHFSQGGEVAEWAAAERHLRFVIDLGRRAEGEVTLSLPANPQQVNGNAIVIAPLIPGIYRIPVSVDGRAAFYIEW is encoded by the coding sequence ATGGCCTTCACCCTTTCCAACCCTCATCTGCAATTTACCCTCGACCCCTCAACCTCGTCGTGGTCACTCTTTACCCAAACCAGCGAAACGCCGTCCATCGAAGGCGCGCGCTTCAATGGCCTCTTTCGCTTTCCCGACCTCAACTGGCCGCACCTCGCCGGCCTTCAACCCTGGCACTGGCGCGGCGGCCTCGACGGCGCTGATGTTTTTCAGCGCCAGGCTGAGTCGGTTCACGGCCCGCTGGAGATGATCGTCGCCCGCGCCGTCAGCGGCCTGGAAACGTTGGCGATCACGATTGAGTTCGCTCTGCCCAAAGAGCGCCCCTTCCTACTCATCCGGCTCCGCGTCCAAAATTTGGGCGATAAAGCGTTTCGCGTCGCCCGCCTCAACCCGCTCTTTGCCGGCCCGTTGCACCGCCTGGGCAATGTTCGCCTCTCAACCAACTCTGCCCCGCCCACATTTTTCTCAAACGGCTGGCAATCGTGGAGCTTTGCCGGGACGCTGATCACAAAACAGATTCAGCCTTACACCAATCTTGGTCCAATCCAGGCTCCGGTCAGCCACAACCCGCTCACGCCCAAATCCGACTTCCGGCGGCAATTCTCCAGCGACATGTTTGGCGTGCTGGCCGACCCAACGCGCCACAGCGCCATCGTCGCCGGGTTTACCTCACAACGCGAACAGTTTGGCTCGATTGATGTCGTGGCCGATGCGCTCTCACCCTCGCTCCGCCTGCGCGCCCAGTGTGACGACGTGACCCTGCCGCCCGGCGGATCATTAATAACCGATAACACCTATGTTCAACTCCTCACTGAATACGATCTTGATCCGCTTCGCGACTACGCCGAAGCCGTCGCCCGCGAGAACAACGCCCGCGTTCCGGCGCAGACGCCCACCGGCTGGTGTTCGTGGTATCACTACTTCGACAAAGTGACTGAGGCCGACCTGCGCGCCAACCTGGAGCAAGTGGATGCAAACCGGGCCCGCCTGCCGCTCACACTTGTTCAACTGGATGACGGCTTTGAAGCCAACGTCGGCGACTGGTTTGAAACCAACTCTAAGTTTCCCTCCGGTCTTCGGGCGGTCGCCGACTCGATCCGCGCCCGGAACTTGATTCCGGGCCTGTGGCTGGCTCCTTTCATCGCCAAACCGGACTCGAAACTGGCGCGTGAACATCCAGATTGGTTCTTACGCAACACGCTTGGCCTGCCCGGCAACGCCGGGTTTGTCTTCGACAAATTTTGTCGCGGCCTCGACGTGACTCACCCGGCAGTGCAAGACCACACCCGCAAACTGATCGGCACCGCCGTGAATGAATGGGGCTACCCTTACCTCAAACTGGACTTTTTGTACGCGGCGGCCCTCCCCGGCAAACGCCACGACCCAACCCGGACTCGCGCTCAGGCTTTGCGCCTCGGCCTCGAACTCATCCGCGAAGCCGCCGGGCCGGAAACGTTTTTGCTGGGCTGTGGCTGCCCGCTCGGCTCTGCCATCGGCCTTGTGGACGGAATGCGAATCAGCGCCGACGTTGACGCGCGCTGGCGGCCTGCTTATAAGGGCGTCTCGCCCGTCTTTCGTGACGAGCCGGCCATGCCCTCGGCCCGCAACGCCATTCGCAACACCCTCACTCGCGCTGCTCTGCACCGCCGCTGGTGGCTCAACGACCCCGATTGTTTGCTGGTGCGCGACACGACTCAGTTGACGCTGGATGAAGTGAAGGCCCTGGCGAGCGTCATCGCCCTCTCAGGCGGCATGTTTCTGGTCTCCGACGATCTGACCGGCCTCTCGCCTGAGCGCCGGAAGTTGATCGAGCCGCTCCTGCCAGTGCTAGGCAAAACGGCGCTGGCCCGCGACTGGCTGGAAAAGGAAATGCCGGAGCGGCTGGAATTGCCTCTGCAGGGCGCTGTCGGGGAGTGGACAGTGTCCGGCCTGTTTAACTGGGGCGACCGCCCCGTGGATCGAACACTTGCCGCCTCGGGTCACATTCACGATTTCTGGAGTCAGGCTTATCATCGCGACCACGTCAGCTTCACTCTCCCGCCACACAGCGGACGTTTGCTGGCTGTTCGCCCCGTCCTTCAAGCGACGCAGTTCGTTGGTTCATCGTTTCACTTTTCTCAGGGCGGCGAAGTCGCTGAGTGGGCGGCGGCTGAACGTCATCTGCGGTTTGTCATTGATCTTGGCCGCCGGGCCGAGGGCGAGGTGACTCTCTCACTACCTGCTAATCCACAACAGGTCAACGGAAATGCTATAGTGATCGCGCCTTTAATCCCCGGCATTTACCGGATTCCGGTGAGTGTGGACGGGCGGGCGGCGTTTTACATAGAGTGGTAA
- a CDS encoding ABC transporter ATP-binding protein, with protein sequence MIEIKNLVKRYGKLTAVSDMSLQVESGAIYGFVGPNGAGKTTTMRILTTLMSPTSGEATVAGYSVTKDPRSVRKSIGYMPDFFGVYDDMTVWEYLDFFGACYEIPEAQRQSINGDLMELVDLAHRKDDRVEGLSRGMKQRLALARTLAHDPQVLILDEPASGLDPRARIEIRELLVELARMGKTIFFSTHILADVAEICTHVGIVEAGRLVATGKLEEMQRMLMPHRRIHITLLGRIEEARAALVGVEGVSKVESEGSEEEAASSGRHKLVVEYNGSDTEVSAILAQLITAGIPVFHFSEDVRDMEEVFMRATQGIVS encoded by the coding sequence ATCATCGAAATCAAGAATCTGGTGAAACGCTACGGCAAGCTGACCGCCGTGAGCGACATGTCGTTGCAAGTGGAATCGGGAGCGATCTACGGCTTTGTGGGGCCGAACGGGGCCGGCAAGACGACGACGATGCGCATCCTCACTACCCTCATGTCGCCCACCAGCGGCGAGGCGACAGTGGCCGGCTACTCGGTGACCAAAGACCCGCGTAGCGTGCGCAAGTCCATCGGCTACATGCCGGACTTTTTCGGCGTGTACGATGACATGACGGTGTGGGAATATCTCGATTTCTTTGGCGCCTGTTACGAGATTCCCGAGGCGCAACGGCAATCCATCAACGGCGATTTGATGGAGTTGGTGGATTTGGCGCATCGCAAGGATGACCGGGTTGAGGGCTTGTCGCGCGGCATGAAGCAACGGCTGGCCCTGGCTCGAACGCTGGCTCACGACCCGCAGGTGCTGATTCTCGACGAACCGGCCTCCGGCCTCGACCCGCGCGCCCGCATTGAGATTCGTGAACTGCTGGTGGAACTGGCGCGAATGGGCAAGACGATCTTCTTCTCCACTCACATTTTGGCCGACGTGGCCGAAATTTGCACCCACGTGGGCATCGTGGAAGCCGGGCGGCTGGTGGCGACGGGCAAGCTGGAAGAGATGCAGAGAATGCTCATGCCACACCGCCGCATTCACATCACCCTGCTGGGCCGCATAGAAGAAGCCCGCGCCGCCCTGGTTGGGGTTGAGGGCGTGTCGAAGGTGGAGAGCGAAGGCTCGGAAGAAGAGGCGGCCTCCTCCGGTCGTCACAAGCTGGTGGTGGAGTACAACGGCAGTGACACAGAAGTAAGCGCCATCCTGGCTCAATTGATCACCGCCGGCATCCCCGTCTTTCATTTCAGCGAAGACGTGCGTGACATGGAAGAAGTGTTCATGCGCGCCACGCAGGGCATTGTGAGTTGA